In the genome of Streptomyces sp. NBC_00190, one region contains:
- a CDS encoding diaminopimelate decarboxylase, which translates to MAAEVPSGMHARTHEEGATARRDLAVRAAVEQGLVGGADGSDPLVCLLDVAGIRSSATALTSAFEAAVAPGTPVLHTFAVKAAPLVPVLRLLADSGVGCEVASPGELALARAAGVEAERTVLDSPAKTAAELREALDLGVAVNADNRQELERLDALVAAAPSRSPIGVRINPQTGAGSIDALSTATATSKFGIALRDPGAREWLVRAFLDRPWLTRLHTHSGSQGVPLPLIAQGVRELHALAEEINAAAGRRQVDTLDIGGGLPVNFASDERTPTYAQYVSALREAAPALFDGSYGLVTEFGRSLLAKHGLVLARVEYTKTTGARPIALTHAGVQLATRTVYAPAAWPLRILPYDAKGAPKDGDPVAQDVAGPACFAGDLLATARELPRLDPGDLIGVPDTGAYFFTAHYGYNSLPRPAVHGFAVTPEGEVRFALVRPAQSLTEIVAEAGGAFGDALLL; encoded by the coding sequence ATGGCTGCCGAGGTGCCTTCGGGCATGCACGCGAGGACGCACGAGGAGGGCGCCACAGCGCGCCGTGACCTGGCCGTACGGGCCGCGGTCGAGCAGGGTCTGGTGGGCGGGGCGGACGGCTCCGATCCCCTGGTCTGCCTGCTGGACGTGGCCGGGATCCGGTCCTCCGCCACCGCCCTGACCAGCGCATTCGAGGCCGCGGTGGCGCCCGGGACCCCCGTCCTGCACACCTTCGCGGTCAAGGCCGCCCCGCTCGTCCCGGTGCTGCGGCTGCTGGCGGACTCGGGGGTCGGCTGCGAGGTGGCCAGCCCCGGCGAGCTGGCGCTGGCCCGGGCGGCCGGGGTGGAGGCGGAGCGGACCGTCCTGGACTCCCCCGCCAAGACGGCGGCCGAGCTGCGCGAGGCCCTGGACCTCGGCGTCGCCGTCAACGCCGACAACCGGCAGGAGCTGGAGCGGCTGGACGCCCTGGTCGCCGCGGCCCCGTCCCGGTCCCCGATCGGGGTCCGGATCAACCCCCAGACCGGGGCCGGATCCATCGACGCCCTGTCCACCGCCACGGCGACCTCGAAGTTCGGGATCGCGCTGCGCGACCCGGGCGCGCGCGAGTGGCTCGTACGGGCCTTCCTCGACCGCCCGTGGCTGACCCGGCTGCACACCCACTCGGGCTCGCAGGGCGTCCCGCTGCCGCTGATCGCGCAGGGCGTGCGGGAGCTGCACGCGCTGGCCGAGGAGATCAACGCGGCGGCGGGACGCCGCCAGGTCGACACCCTCGACATCGGCGGCGGCCTGCCGGTGAACTTCGCCTCGGACGAGCGGACCCCGACGTACGCGCAGTACGTGAGCGCCCTGCGCGAGGCGGCTCCCGCGCTCTTCGACGGCTCGTACGGCCTGGTCACGGAGTTCGGCCGGTCCCTGCTGGCCAAGCACGGGCTGGTCCTCGCCCGGGTGGAGTACACCAAGACCACCGGGGCCCGCCCGATCGCCCTCACCCACGCGGGGGTCCAGCTGGCGACCCGGACGGTGTACGCCCCGGCGGCCTGGCCGCTGCGGATCCTGCCGTACGACGCGAAGGGCGCCCCGAAGGACGGTGACCCCGTCGCCCAGGACGTCGCCGGCCCGGCCTGCTTCGCGGGCGACCTGCTCGCCACGGCCCGGGAGCTGCCGCGGCTGGACCCGGGCGACCTGATCGGCGTCCCCGACACGGGCGCGTACTTCTTCACCGCCCACTACGGCTACAACAGCCTGCCGCGCCCGGCGGTCCACGGCTTCGCGGTCACCCCGGAGGGGGAGGTCCGCTTCGCCCTGGTCCGCCCGGCGCAGTCCCTCACGGAAATCGTCGCGGAGGCCGGCGGCGCGTTCGGGGACGCGCTGCTGCTCTAG
- a CDS encoding LPXTG cell wall anchor domain-containing protein: MSDRKRSTALALASALAGSAVLLAAPAAHAAVVDVAYDCKTPIGDKSAVSPIDIKAVKEGDAYKLTMSFQKGVSSSPIELGKGAMSPSAVILVGGAEKVSVPVSGPPNPEAAPANTPIKITDLSGTYTPKKSGKVTFTAGVLTIKAMGTTTTCTPGNSPGPSLELDVTAAGGAAAQSGGDTDGTLPQTGPTDSALALGTLGGTVLLSGAAGVLWLTRRGQRARS; the protein is encoded by the coding sequence GTGTCCGACCGGAAACGCTCCACCGCGCTCGCGCTGGCGTCCGCGCTGGCCGGATCGGCGGTCCTACTGGCCGCCCCCGCAGCGCACGCCGCCGTCGTCGACGTGGCCTACGACTGCAAGACCCCGATCGGGGACAAGTCGGCGGTATCGCCCATCGACATCAAGGCCGTCAAGGAGGGCGACGCCTACAAGCTGACGATGTCCTTCCAGAAGGGTGTCTCGTCCAGCCCGATCGAACTCGGCAAGGGCGCGATGAGCCCCAGCGCCGTCATCCTCGTCGGCGGGGCCGAGAAGGTCTCCGTACCGGTCTCCGGCCCGCCCAACCCCGAGGCCGCGCCCGCCAACACCCCGATCAAGATCACCGACCTGTCGGGCACCTACACGCCCAAGAAGAGCGGCAAGGTCACCTTCACCGCCGGAGTGCTCACCATCAAGGCGATGGGCACCACGACCACCTGCACCCCCGGCAACAGCCCCGGACCGTCCCTGGAACTGGACGTCACCGCCGCGGGCGGCGCCGCCGCGCAGTCCGGCGGCGACACGGACGGCACCCTCCCGCAGACCGGCCCCACCGACTCCGCCCTCGCCCTCGGCACCCTCGGCGGCACCGTGCTGCTGTCCGGCGCCGCCGGCGTGCTCTGGCTGACCCGGCGCGGCCAGCGGGCCCGGTCCTGA
- the hutU gene encoding urocanate hydratase — MSGPRPVRAARGTELSTLGWQQEAALRMLQNNLDPEVAEHPDKLVVYGGTGKAARDWRSYDAMVRTLRTLKQDETMLVQSGRPVGVMQTHEWAPRVLLANSNLVGDWANWEEFRRLEHLGLTMYGQMTAGSWIYIGTQGILQGTYETFAAVAAKKFGGTLAGTITLTAGLGGMGGAQPLAVTMNDGVAICIDVDPRAIERRIEHRYLDVKADNLQHALQLAVEARDARKPLSIGLLGNAADLLPQMLAEGAPIDIVTDQTSAHDPLAYLPTGVDFEDMADYAAKDPAGFTTRARESMAKHVEAMVGFMDAGSEVFDYGNSIRGEAQLAGYDRAFAFPGFVPAYIRPLFCEGKGPFRWAALSGEASDIHKTDKAMLELFPENESLHRWIKMAGERVHFQGLPARICWLGYGERDKAGERFNEMVADGTLAAPLVIGRDHLDCGSVASPYRETEAMLDGSDAIADWPLLNAMVNVASGASWVSIHHGGGVGMGRSIHAGQVTVADGTKLAGEKIRRVLTNDPGMGVIRHVDAGYDIAETVADERGVRVPMREGDSA; from the coding sequence ATGTCAGGACCCCGCCCCGTACGCGCCGCGCGAGGCACCGAGCTGAGCACCCTGGGATGGCAGCAGGAAGCCGCCCTCCGCATGCTGCAGAACAACCTCGACCCCGAGGTCGCCGAGCACCCCGACAAGCTCGTCGTCTACGGCGGCACCGGCAAGGCCGCCCGCGACTGGCGCTCGTACGACGCCATGGTCCGCACTCTGCGGACGCTCAAGCAGGACGAGACGATGCTCGTCCAGTCCGGCCGCCCGGTCGGCGTCATGCAGACCCACGAGTGGGCCCCGCGCGTCCTGCTGGCCAACTCCAACCTCGTCGGCGACTGGGCCAACTGGGAGGAGTTCCGCCGCCTGGAGCACCTCGGCCTGACCATGTACGGCCAGATGACCGCCGGCTCCTGGATCTACATCGGCACCCAGGGCATCCTCCAGGGCACCTACGAGACCTTCGCCGCCGTCGCCGCCAAGAAGTTCGGCGGCACCCTCGCCGGCACCATCACCCTGACCGCCGGCCTCGGCGGCATGGGCGGCGCCCAGCCGCTGGCCGTGACGATGAACGACGGCGTCGCGATCTGCATCGACGTCGACCCGCGCGCCATCGAGCGCCGCATCGAGCACCGCTACCTGGACGTGAAGGCCGACAACCTCCAGCACGCCCTCCAGCTCGCCGTCGAGGCCCGCGACGCCCGCAAGCCGCTCTCCATCGGCCTGCTCGGCAACGCCGCCGACCTGCTCCCGCAGATGCTCGCCGAGGGCGCCCCGATCGACATCGTGACGGACCAGACCTCCGCCCACGACCCGCTCGCCTACCTGCCGACCGGCGTCGACTTCGAGGACATGGCGGACTACGCGGCCAAGGACCCGGCCGGCTTCACCACGCGGGCCCGCGAGTCCATGGCCAAGCACGTCGAGGCCATGGTCGGCTTCATGGACGCGGGCTCCGAGGTCTTCGACTACGGCAACTCCATCCGCGGCGAGGCCCAGCTGGCAGGCTACGACCGCGCCTTCGCCTTCCCCGGCTTCGTCCCCGCCTACATCCGCCCGCTGTTCTGCGAGGGCAAGGGCCCCTTCCGCTGGGCGGCGCTGTCCGGCGAGGCCTCGGACATCCACAAGACCGACAAGGCGATGCTGGAGCTCTTCCCCGAGAACGAGTCCCTGCACCGCTGGATCAAGATGGCCGGCGAGCGCGTCCACTTCCAGGGCCTGCCCGCGCGCATCTGCTGGCTCGGCTACGGCGAGCGCGACAAGGCCGGCGAGCGCTTCAACGAGATGGTCGCCGACGGCACCCTCGCCGCCCCGCTGGTCATCGGCCGCGACCACCTCGACTGCGGTTCGGTGGCCTCCCCGTACCGCGAGACCGAGGCCATGCTCGACGGCTCCGACGCGATCGCCGACTGGCCGCTGCTCAACGCCATGGTCAACGTCGCCTCCGGCGCCTCCTGGGTCTCGATCCACCACGGCGGCGGCGTCGGCATGGGCCGCTCGATCCACGCGGGCCAGGTCACCGTCGCCGACGGCACCAAGCTCGCGGGCGAGAAGATCCGCCGCGTCCTCACCAACGACCCGGGCATGGGCGTCATCCGCCACGTCGACGCCGGCTACGACATCGCCGAGACGGTGGCCGACGAGCGCGGCGTCCGCGTCCCCATGCGCGAGGGTGACTCCGCGTGA
- a CDS encoding response regulator transcription factor → MTRVLLAEDDASISEPLARALRREGYEVEVREDGPTALDAGLQGGVDLVVLDLGLPGMDGLEVARRLRAEGHGFPILVLTARADEVDTVVGLDAGADDYVTKPFRLAELLARVRALLRRGANEAAQAPATHGVRIDVESHRAWMGEEELQLTAKEFDLLRVLVRDAGRVVTRDQLMREVWDTTWWSSTKTLDMHISWLRKKLGDDAANPRYIATVRGVGFRFEKS, encoded by the coding sequence ATGACGCGTGTACTGCTCGCCGAGGACGACGCATCCATCTCGGAACCCCTGGCCCGCGCCCTGCGCCGGGAAGGGTACGAAGTCGAGGTCCGGGAGGACGGCCCCACGGCCCTGGACGCCGGACTGCAGGGCGGCGTCGACCTGGTCGTCCTGGACCTGGGCCTGCCCGGCATGGACGGCCTGGAGGTCGCCCGCCGGCTGCGCGCCGAGGGCCACGGCTTCCCGATCCTGGTCCTCACCGCCCGCGCGGACGAGGTCGACACGGTCGTGGGCCTGGACGCCGGCGCCGACGACTACGTGACCAAGCCCTTCCGGCTCGCCGAACTGCTGGCCCGGGTCCGGGCCCTGCTCCGGCGCGGCGCGAACGAGGCCGCCCAGGCCCCCGCCACCCACGGCGTGCGCATCGACGTCGAGTCGCACCGCGCCTGGATGGGGGAGGAGGAGCTCCAGCTCACCGCGAAGGAATTCGACCTGCTGCGGGTCCTGGTCCGCGACGCGGGCCGGGTCGTCACCCGGGACCAGCTCATGCGCGAGGTCTGGGACACCACCTGGTGGTCCTCCACCAAGACCCTCGACATGCACATCTCCTGGCTGCGCAAGAAGCTCGGCGACGACGCCGCCAACCCCCGCTACATCGCCACCGTCCGCGGCGTCGGCTTCCGCTTCGAGAAGAGCTGA
- a CDS encoding allantoate amidohydrolase has translation MWAELAPVGRDAGSGGYRRYAWSGADADCRTWFQEQAEARGLTYETDRNGNQWAWLGDPLAGDAVVTGSHLDSVPDGGAFDGPLGVVSSFAALDELRRKGAEFTRPLAITNFGDEEGARFGLACVGSRLAAGQLTKEKAYELRDADGISLPQAMEAAGYDPEGIGADPDRLGRIGAFVELHVEQGRALDLSGDRVGIASAIWPHGRWRFDFRGEANHAGTTRLVDRRDPMLTYAATVLAARTEAALAGAVATFGKISVEPNGVNAIPSLVRGWLDSRAADQATLDTVVTAIEKAARERADQDGIDLGIVRESFTPVVEFEHALRDEMNRILGGAVPVLGTGAGHDAGILSAAVPTAMLFVRNPTGVSHSPREFAAEDDCVAGVLALADVLEGLACR, from the coding sequence ATGTGGGCGGAACTCGCTCCCGTCGGGCGCGACGCCGGCAGCGGCGGGTACCGACGGTACGCCTGGAGCGGGGCCGACGCCGACTGCCGGACCTGGTTCCAGGAGCAGGCCGAGGCGCGCGGGCTGACGTACGAGACCGACCGCAACGGCAACCAGTGGGCCTGGCTCGGCGACCCCCTCGCGGGGGACGCCGTGGTCACCGGCTCCCACCTGGACTCCGTCCCCGACGGCGGGGCCTTCGACGGCCCCCTCGGCGTGGTGTCCTCCTTCGCGGCCCTGGACGAACTCCGCAGGAAGGGCGCGGAGTTCACCAGGCCGCTCGCCATCACCAACTTCGGTGACGAGGAAGGGGCCCGCTTCGGGCTCGCCTGCGTCGGCTCCCGGCTCGCCGCCGGGCAGCTGACCAAGGAGAAGGCGTACGAGCTCCGCGACGCCGACGGCATCTCCCTGCCCCAGGCCATGGAGGCCGCCGGATACGACCCCGAGGGCATCGGGGCCGACCCCGACCGTCTCGGCCGGATCGGCGCCTTCGTCGAACTGCACGTGGAGCAGGGCCGGGCCCTGGACCTGTCCGGGGACCGCGTCGGCATCGCCTCCGCGATCTGGCCGCACGGCCGCTGGCGGTTCGACTTCCGCGGCGAGGCCAACCACGCGGGCACCACCCGCCTGGTGGACCGCCGCGACCCGATGCTCACGTACGCGGCGACCGTGCTGGCCGCCCGTACCGAGGCGGCCCTCGCCGGGGCCGTGGCCACCTTCGGGAAGATCTCGGTCGAGCCCAACGGGGTCAACGCCATCCCCTCCCTCGTGCGGGGCTGGCTCGACTCCCGCGCCGCCGACCAGGCCACCCTCGACACGGTCGTCACCGCCATCGAGAAGGCCGCCCGCGAGCGCGCCGACCAGGACGGCATCGACCTCGGAATCGTCCGGGAGTCCTTCACCCCGGTCGTCGAGTTCGAGCACGCCCTGCGCGACGAGATGAACCGGATCCTGGGCGGAGCCGTCCCCGTACTCGGCACCGGGGCGGGACACGACGCCGGAATCCTCTCCGCGGCCGTCCCGACCGCGATGCTGTTCGTGCGCAACCCCACCGGCGTCTCCCACTCCCCGCGGGAGTTCGCCGCCGAGGACGACTGCGTGGCCGGCGTCCTCGCCCTCGCCGACGTACTGGAAGGTCTGGCATGCCGTTGA
- a CDS encoding peptide MFS transporter, with the protein MASSLTRDSADPSTEKTFFGHPRGLATLFMTEMWERFSYYGMRALLVYYLVSGGADAATGSQGGGLAMTAATTTAIYSVYVSMVYLMAMPGGWFGDRVWGARKTVAIAGFVIMAGHLSLALPGQAMFFVGLILVAAGSGLLKANISTMVGHLYDGPEDPRRDGGFTLFYIGINLGAFVAPLVVGTVGKEHNWHLGFALAAVGMGLGLTQFLLGTKHLSPKSSVVPNPLSAEERKAVLTKLVFAVLGIAVFYGAVVALGAYTLNWALVPLTLAGLFIPIAVLARIKRDKDLSGAEQSKMTAYIWFFIAAAVFWMIYDQGGSTLSLFADDKTAGTMFGFDFSATWYQSLNPLFVMALAPVFAWLWLWLARKNQEPNTIVKFAMGLVLIGASFFVFIVPMGMATGDVKVSPMWLVSIYMIQTIGELCVSPVGLSVTTKMAPQKYASQMMGVWFLAVTAGDCITSLLSIGGVDLNGTWVIAFQALAAVLAGFAVYTYRKKVQTLMGGVH; encoded by the coding sequence ATGGCTTCCAGCCTGACGAGGGACTCGGCGGATCCGTCCACCGAGAAGACCTTCTTCGGCCACCCCCGTGGCCTGGCCACTCTGTTCATGACCGAGATGTGGGAGCGCTTCTCCTACTACGGCATGCGCGCACTTCTCGTGTACTACCTGGTCTCGGGCGGCGCCGACGCAGCCACGGGCAGCCAGGGCGGCGGTCTGGCCATGACCGCGGCCACGACCACGGCGATCTACTCCGTGTACGTCTCCATGGTCTACCTGATGGCCATGCCGGGCGGATGGTTCGGTGACCGCGTCTGGGGCGCCCGCAAGACCGTCGCCATCGCCGGCTTCGTGATCATGGCTGGTCACCTCTCGCTGGCCCTCCCCGGCCAGGCGATGTTCTTCGTCGGTCTGATCCTCGTGGCGGCCGGTTCCGGTCTGCTGAAGGCCAACATCTCCACGATGGTCGGCCACCTGTACGACGGCCCGGAGGACCCGCGCCGCGACGGTGGCTTCACCCTCTTCTACATCGGCATCAACCTCGGCGCCTTCGTCGCCCCGCTCGTCGTCGGCACGGTCGGCAAGGAGCACAACTGGCACCTGGGCTTCGCCCTCGCCGCCGTCGGCATGGGCCTGGGTCTCACCCAGTTCCTGCTCGGCACCAAGCACCTGAGCCCGAAGAGCAGCGTGGTCCCGAACCCGCTGTCTGCGGAGGAGCGCAAGGCCGTCCTCACGAAGCTCGTCTTCGCGGTCCTGGGTATCGCCGTCTTCTACGGCGCCGTGGTCGCCCTCGGTGCCTACACGCTGAACTGGGCCCTGGTCCCGCTGACGCTGGCCGGCCTGTTCATCCCGATCGCCGTCCTGGCCCGCATCAAGCGCGACAAGGACCTGTCGGGGGCCGAGCAGTCGAAGATGACCGCGTACATCTGGTTCTTCATCGCGGCCGCCGTCTTCTGGATGATCTACGACCAGGGTGGCTCCACGCTGTCCCTGTTCGCGGACGACAAGACCGCCGGCACCATGTTCGGCTTCGACTTCTCGGCCACCTGGTACCAGTCGCTGAACCCGCTGTTCGTGATGGCCCTGGCCCCGGTCTTCGCCTGGCTGTGGCTGTGGCTGGCCCGCAAGAACCAGGAGCCGAACACCATCGTGAAGTTCGCGATGGGCCTGGTCCTGATCGGCGCCTCGTTCTTCGTCTTCATCGTCCCGATGGGCATGGCGACCGGCGACGTCAAGGTCTCCCCAATGTGGCTGGTCTCGATCTACATGATCCAGACCATCGGCGAGCTGTGCGTCTCCCCGGTCGGCCTCTCCGTCACCACGAAGATGGCCCCGCAGAAGTACGCCTCCCAGATGATGGGTGTCTGGTTCCTCGCGGTCACCGCCGGTGACTGCATCACCAGCCTCCTGTCGATCGGCGGGGTGGACCTCAACGGCACCTGGGTGATCGCCTTCCAGGCGCTCGCCGCGGTCCTGGCCGGCTTCGCGGTCTACACGTACCGCAAGAAGGTCCAGACCCTCATGGGCGGCGTGCACTGA
- a CDS encoding COG1470 family protein: MRVLHTFRRLGVPLLAATALYAAAAAPAAADDPGWTAEPAAGTAARPGAVRPYFPRPYYYMSGTPGTVLEDRLALANTTDRERTVTLRGADAYNTADGAFAVRPAGPAAEGSSAGAVHGAGAWISFGAGATVKIPPRTRAVVPFTVTVPPASPPGDHPAAVVATESGHEVGVRIHLRVSGPTLAALTVEDVAVRGRGPAAVVAYTLVNRGNVALAPELAIHAEGLLGEVPGRGARALPVELLPGQRVELTEPWPGAPVADRVRVTLTVTAPGAARAVGSGTRWLVPWDLAGWTGLGLLGLGGTAAAALFLVRGRRPRRRPSDDEPPAPTPAPEHELTGASR, translated from the coding sequence ATGCGCGTGCTCCACACCTTCCGACGGCTCGGGGTGCCGCTCCTCGCGGCCACCGCGCTGTACGCGGCCGCCGCGGCCCCCGCGGCGGCCGACGACCCGGGCTGGACCGCCGAGCCCGCCGCCGGGACGGCCGCCCGGCCCGGCGCGGTCCGCCCGTACTTCCCGCGCCCGTATTACTACATGTCAGGCACCCCCGGCACCGTGCTGGAGGACCGCCTCGCCCTGGCCAACACCACCGACCGGGAACGCACCGTCACCCTGCGCGGGGCCGACGCCTACAACACGGCCGACGGCGCCTTCGCGGTGCGCCCGGCCGGGCCCGCGGCCGAAGGCAGCTCGGCGGGTGCCGTGCACGGCGCCGGAGCCTGGATCAGCTTCGGCGCCGGAGCCACGGTGAAGATCCCTCCCCGCACCCGCGCGGTGGTCCCCTTCACCGTCACCGTGCCGCCCGCGTCCCCGCCCGGCGACCACCCCGCCGCGGTGGTCGCGACCGAGAGCGGCCACGAGGTGGGCGTACGGATCCATCTGAGGGTCAGCGGCCCCACCCTGGCCGCCCTCACCGTCGAGGACGTCGCCGTACGGGGCCGGGGCCCGGCCGCGGTCGTCGCCTACACCCTGGTCAACCGGGGGAACGTGGCCCTCGCCCCCGAGCTCGCGATCCACGCCGAGGGCCTCCTCGGCGAGGTCCCGGGCCGCGGCGCCCGGGCCTTGCCGGTGGAACTGCTCCCCGGCCAGCGGGTGGAGCTGACCGAGCCCTGGCCCGGCGCCCCCGTGGCGGACCGGGTCCGCGTCACCCTCACCGTCACCGCCCCCGGCGCCGCCCGGGCCGTCGGGAGCGGTACGCGCTGGCTCGTGCCCTGGGACCTCGCCGGCTGGACGGGTCTCGGCCTGCTCGGCCTCGGCGGGACCGCCGCGGCCGCGCTGTTCCTCGTACGCGGCCGGCGGCCCCGCCGGCGCCCGTCGGACGACGAGCCGCCCGCGCCGACCCCCGCACCCGAACACGAACTGACGGGAGCCTCCAGGTGA
- a CDS encoding formimidoylglutamate deiminase, whose product MPLNTHGRKTYWLEHAWLGTRVEPGVALETGADGRIAAVRTGVATPPPGAEILRGLTLPGLANAHSHAFHRALRSTVQVGSGTFWTWRDFMYKVAQNLTPDTYFALARAVYAEMALAGITNVGEFHYVHHAPGGAPYADPNAMGEALIEAAAEAGIRITLLDTAYLSAGFGEAPNPHQLRFSDGTADAWAERVSALGPREHALIGAAIHSVRAVPAEQLATVARWAEERRAPLHVHLSEQTAENDACQAAHGRTPTQLLADHGVLGPRTTGVHNTHLTDGDIALLGTTTTGTCMCPTTERDLADGIGPATRLQRAGSPLSLGSDSHAVIDLLEEARAMELDERLRSRTRGHWTANALLTAATADGHAALGRPDAGRLEAGALADFTTIALDSVRTAGPLPSLGAETAVFAATAADVRHTVVGGRHVVRDGAHTLVPDVPSALTESIAAVRG is encoded by the coding sequence ATGCCGTTGAACACGCACGGCCGCAAGACGTACTGGCTGGAGCACGCCTGGCTCGGCACTCGTGTCGAGCCGGGCGTGGCCCTGGAAACAGGGGCCGACGGCCGGATCGCCGCGGTGCGCACCGGCGTCGCGACCCCGCCCCCCGGCGCGGAGATCCTGCGCGGCCTCACCCTCCCGGGTCTGGCCAACGCCCACAGCCACGCCTTCCACCGGGCCCTGCGCTCCACGGTCCAGGTCGGCTCCGGCACCTTCTGGACCTGGCGCGACTTCATGTACAAGGTCGCCCAGAACCTCACCCCCGACACGTACTTCGCGCTCGCCCGCGCCGTGTACGCGGAGATGGCGCTGGCCGGCATCACGAACGTCGGCGAGTTCCACTACGTCCACCACGCCCCGGGCGGCGCCCCGTACGCCGACCCGAACGCGATGGGCGAGGCCCTGATCGAGGCCGCCGCCGAGGCGGGCATCCGGATCACCCTCCTCGACACCGCCTACCTCTCGGCGGGCTTCGGCGAGGCCCCGAACCCGCACCAGCTGCGCTTCTCCGACGGCACCGCCGACGCGTGGGCGGAGCGGGTGAGCGCCCTGGGGCCGCGCGAGCACGCCCTGATCGGCGCGGCGATCCACTCGGTGCGCGCCGTGCCCGCCGAACAGCTGGCCACCGTCGCACGCTGGGCCGAGGAGCGCCGGGCCCCGCTGCACGTCCACCTCTCCGAGCAGACCGCGGAGAACGACGCGTGCCAGGCCGCGCACGGCCGGACCCCGACCCAGCTCCTCGCCGACCACGGCGTGCTCGGGCCGCGCACCACCGGCGTCCACAACACGCACCTCACCGACGGGGACATCGCCCTCCTCGGCACCACCACCACCGGCACCTGCATGTGCCCCACCACGGAACGCGACCTCGCCGACGGCATCGGCCCGGCGACCCGCCTCCAGCGCGCGGGCAGCCCGCTCTCCCTCGGCAGCGACAGCCACGCCGTGATCGACCTGCTCGAAGAGGCCCGCGCGATGGAGCTCGACGAGCGCCTGCGCAGCCGTACCCGGGGCCACTGGACGGCGAACGCGCTGCTGACCGCGGCGACCGCCGACGGCCACGCGGCGCTCGGCCGGCCCGACGCGGGCCGCCTGGAGGCGGGCGCGCTCGCGGACTTCACCACCATCGCCCTGGACTCCGTACGGACGGCGGGCCCGCTGCCGAGCCTCGGCGCCGAGACGGCGGTCTTCGCCGCGACGGCCGCCGATGTCCGCCACACGGTGGTGGGCGGCCGTCACGTGGTCCGCGACGGAGCCCACACCCTGGTCCCGGACGTCCCGTCCGCCCTGACCGAGTCCATCGCGGCCGTCCGCGGCTGA
- the hutI gene encoding imidazolonepropionase produces the protein MATTVITNIASLVTNDPALGDGSPLGLIQDAAVVVDADRIAWVGPADKAPAADGTYDADGRAVIPGFVDSHSHLVFAGDRTAEFNARMSGRSYSAGGIRTTVAATRAATDAELEANLVRHLDEARRQGTTTFETKSGYGLTTADEARALRIAAAHTEEVTYLGAHIVSPDYAEDPAGYVDLVTGEMLAACAPYARWVDVFCEKGAFDGDQARVILTAGAGAGLIPRVHANQLSYGPGVQLAVELEAASADHCTHLTDADVDALAQAAATTVATLLPGAEFSTRAQWPDARRLIDAGATVALSTDCNPGSSYTSSMPFCIALAVRDMRMTPDEALWSATAGGARALRRTDIGAVTPGARADLALLDAPSHVHLAYRPGVPLVSAVWQKGVRVR, from the coding sequence ATGGCCACCACCGTCATCACCAACATCGCAAGCCTCGTCACCAACGACCCCGCCCTCGGCGACGGATCCCCTCTGGGTCTGATCCAGGACGCCGCGGTCGTCGTCGACGCGGACCGCATCGCCTGGGTCGGCCCCGCCGACAAGGCTCCGGCGGCGGACGGCACGTACGACGCCGACGGCCGGGCCGTCATCCCCGGCTTCGTCGACTCCCACTCGCACCTGGTCTTCGCGGGCGACCGCACCGCGGAGTTCAACGCCCGAATGTCCGGCCGCAGTTACTCCGCCGGCGGCATCCGGACCACCGTCGCCGCCACCCGCGCCGCCACAGACGCCGAGCTCGAAGCCAACCTGGTGCGCCACCTGGACGAGGCCCGCCGCCAGGGCACCACCACCTTCGAGACCAAGTCGGGCTACGGCCTCACCACCGCCGACGAGGCCCGCGCCCTGCGCATCGCCGCCGCGCACACCGAAGAGGTCACCTACCTCGGCGCGCACATCGTCTCCCCGGACTACGCCGAGGACCCGGCCGGCTACGTGGACCTCGTCACCGGCGAGATGCTGGCCGCCTGCGCCCCGTACGCCCGCTGGGTGGACGTCTTCTGCGAGAAGGGCGCCTTCGACGGGGACCAGGCCCGCGTGATCCTCACCGCGGGCGCCGGCGCCGGGCTGATCCCGCGCGTCCACGCCAACCAGCTCTCCTACGGCCCCGGCGTCCAGCTCGCCGTCGAGCTCGAAGCCGCCTCCGCGGACCATTGCACCCACCTCACCGACGCGGACGTCGACGCCCTGGCCCAGGCCGCCGCCACCACGGTGGCCACCCTGCTGCCCGGCGCCGAGTTCTCCACCCGCGCCCAGTGGCCCGACGCCCGGCGCCTGATCGACGCGGGAGCCACCGTCGCGCTGTCCACGGACTGCAACCCCGGCTCCTCCTACACCAGCTCGATGCCGTTCTGCATCGCGCTCGCCGTCCGCGACATGCGGATGACCCCCGACGAGGCCCTGTGGTCCGCGACGGCCGGCGGCGCCCGCGCGCTGCGCCGCACCGACATCGGCGCCGTCACGCCCGGAGCCCGCGCCGACCTGGCCCTCCTGGACGCTCCCAGCCACGTCCACCTGGCCTACCGCCCCGGTGTCCCGCTCGTTTCCGCGGTGTGGCAGAAGGGTGTCCGCGTCCGCTGA